From the genome of Takifugu rubripes chromosome 10, fTakRub1.2, whole genome shotgun sequence:
gggggcgtggaggagccgctcatcagcaacagctggccccgcagacacacgcacctgcggtctctcttcaatctccccgttagatttaaggacagaactcccgtctgccagcggcggagtgtttttcggctcatcgccaaaccctgacttctgtggcttgactatttttgagagttttcctctcgcggacttgttttgggctctctcgaggtctcctccgcctctctgtgaacgcggaccgaactgttcttgttcactttaaaataaagacgctttcgGACACCATTGTCCACTGCGTGTtgctgctttcgggtcctgatccaACCGTTCCGAACACTCCTCTGTTGAtcaacaactttatggctgAATATTTATattccactactataaaagcGTTCTGGGAGAGTTCAAGATTAAAAGTGTTTTGCTATTTAATGCCTTAAatgttttttgcatttaaattaaaactgactatGCAACTAATTTGTTAAATAAACgtagtttaaataaataagatgtaTGAAGCTTACaattttgaaagacttgtaaatagcagcatatttctgcagccctggagtcgcaggaggagcagcagaggtcagaatgtgtcggagcgcgtttaactattgtctgcagttccaggcGTGACCACcggtggcggtaaagcatcacatgatatttcctcctttttggaacttcttcagctgcgttgagctttaaatcttcactgtcgctccctttaagctctactaaactttgtttttctgtctgtaggtttgttggtttgaatatttctgATGGATTCTGATggctgaaactgtcaatgaccaatagaaagttcgtctatttttctactgcgtcacatatttttcattgtttattgtcttttggggtctaaactggaccattTCTGTGAGccgttttgctttttctgtgaccagatgttccaggcaggttccatcatcggacacagacggagacaggtcacgtgacaacagtcagcctttagttctttattacaggaggatctggtttatatacagacacgaatctgcaaaatactaaaaagtctatgaacccaaagtactaaaaagtctacgtccacgcacacgcgtgtattaagtgtttatacacacgtgtgcgcgtacgtgcacactgtatattcatctaataactgttagtttctaaaacaccaaagtagagtcactgaggcacggcttcacctcctttacaccgaggtttcactgagcaggtgtgatgaactgttgcagaaggaaaagcatggaacatgttaataaccggacacaaaaacactcaggtttattgtctggacctcgccatccctttggggaggatcatctcattcttcagctttgaactgtcagagttcaaaggtttcatccttccacaagaccagaaaacttctgcccaaccttctgacctctagtgtcgtattttcatctcttcaaaaattatcatgttcaacattttgtcttccaaaggaaaaagaaaaaaattcttCCCATCTGAAATCCGGGGCAAGACAATCCGAAAAAGGTAACTATCTCCAAACTACTTAGGGGTACCTGAACAGTCAGCTCAGTACTTATTTGTTTCAGTAGCACCAATGTTCCGTTaaggaaatattttaaaaattttcCAAACAAATATCAGACCTGATACCAGCAAATAAAGTCGCAGCTTGATGCTAAAGAATCTGGACCAGCTAGGTCAGTGGGAGATGGTCGAAGCAATcgttggtaaaaaaaaaaaaaaaatcaagtttgAAGAGCCGATCTTGATGAAATGAAGTGTTGGATTTGGACCTGCTAATATTCTAACAGATTGATCTGTTTATTCATCTCATCCACAACAGAGGCGCCAGTTTTCATTCATCTTTATTCATTCATCTGCAGCGTTTATGCATCTGCGATGGTGACTTCCACCTCGACACCAGGCTCGCTGCTGATGGATGGTGATCTGCTTGACGATCTCGgaaggactgtgcagatcaaTCAGACGCTTGTGGATCCTCATCTGAAAGCGATCCCAGGTCTTGGATCCTTCACCACAGGGGGTCTTTCTGGTGGTGATGCGCAGAGTCTGCAGAAGCAAAGACATCAGAGTTGAGTCCGGGAGCAAAAGACAACTCCACAAACATGATTTAACCCATGCAGGTGcttcaggagctccagcaggtccagtTTGAGCCACTAACTGGGATATTAGGCAGCTTGACAGCAAATTAAGTAAAGGTCTATTGCAATGATGAAGTAGATGAGTGTCAACTGTACTTAAAGCTCCCCAGAACAGACCTTTGTTGGCATGCGGACCGGTCCCTTCACCTTCAGGTTCTTCTCTTTGGCCCCTCGGATCAAGTCGGCACAGACTGTGGGTTGAGAAGCACAGCTGACACACACTCCCATCACATCTGGCCGGCCTCTGCTACGAGGCTGCAGATCAGTATAGCGTATACCGTCACCAGAATATGTCTGTAAGTTTTTGTCCTCATAGCTTAGGTCTGGTGATTCACACCCCCTCCCCGAAGGCACTCAACCCCTTCTCCAGAGATTTGACATTGCGGCTTGTGAGGGTGATGCGGATGCGGTGAATGGCCACCCTCGGTTCCACAGGTGCTTTACCGGTGTCTTGAAAGCCTGCAAGTGGAAAACATGTTCAAATCTGGCCTTCATTCACACCGATTTCTGCAAAAGTAGAGGTTTTGCAGTTTCCAGGACAGATCCCTGATACAATTTCATTGATCATTGCTGGCAAAGCAAAGCACATACAAAAATGGATGAAACTAGTTAGAGGTTTGTTCACATCTCAGTCACAGTGGTTGACACAAGCGATCCATTTCTTCAGTGTTTCCCAGAAAAACACTGGATTTAAGCCGCAACCAGCAGCCTCCTACCATGATAAATAAGTAGATTCTATTCCAGGATGTTAAAATAAATCGAAAAAGGCAGCAGGATGGATCACGACTACCGTAAAGAGCATTGAGCCGCTAACACACATATGGTTGAGTCAGTGATTCACTTCTCCGATACATTAACGTGTTGGTACAGAAGTAGTAAGGCTACTTCACAAAAGCTTCGGGCATCGATATTTGCTAAATGCATACATTTTATTTTCGTCTACAGACGAAGTTGTAATTGTGCAGCTCTCGTTTTTTTTAGGAGGAATTGTGGCGGGACAGCTTTTCCCAACGGCCCGAGCTAACGGCGTTAGCCAGTCAACTCCACGGAAAATagaccaaaaacaaacacgcaaCACAAACCCACACCATAGACGTGGAGATAATTATAGCAAACTAGTGCCTACCATTGTGAATATTCCTGACCGACTTATTCGGAAGAAATCTAAGCGAACAGCGGTGAGCCAGGAACGAAGGCCACCAACGTGGTAAACCCTTCACAAGAAAGAACGTGCGGCGGCCTACTTCCGCATTATGTACCCAACATCCGGGGTTTCCGCGTCTTATTCGTTGGTGCGTAGACCTGTTTGCCAACAGCGCCACCAAGTGGAGGATCACTGTACATTTTAATAGGTTGTGTGAGGTTGCTCCGCTGAACAGGGCACATCTGGCAGTTTGTACTTGTAGCCACATGATGTCAGTAAAACAGTAATCTATTATCAAGTTAACCATTTTATTAACGTTCATATAAGTCCTTTATTTTCAAAGTAAACAAATATAGCGACTACGAAAGACGGTAGATTTCATACAGTTTTGGCAACCAGGTCACCCGTTTGCGACAGTAGTTAGCAGGTCAGTACATAAATATGCATGCATCCTATGTTGTtgcgttttctttctttttcatttattcattccaTTTTCATTTAACTTCATTCCATTTTAAGTGATGTCAGTAAATCAAAGAATTAAACGGGGATCTAAAATAGACCTAAAATACTGATATTTTAAAAGGtgggaatctttttttttttgtcacattgTAAATGCAATTATCTTACTCGGTTTCTGTTCGTCgtgactgctttatccctttcagggtcacgggaaGGTGCACATGTGGGCGCAGGCAGGTCCACCTCTGGATGCAGGGCCTTAAAAGAGCAGATATTTTAGaacctactaccagaacaccttccatattttgtttgcattggggctcgaaccaagaaccctccNNNNNNNNNNNNNNNNNNNNNNNNNNNNNNNNNNNNNNNNNNNNNNNNNNNNNNNNNNNNNNNNNNNNNNNNNNNNNNNNNNNNNNNNNNNNNNNNNNNNaacagaggtgaatgcaaatgatcatctgaaaaactcatgctgcggtcacattatgacgtttttgacgtcttctcgtgggggaaaccatcacttttggtcaggagacacatttttctcaaaacagaggtgaatgcaacatgatcatctgaaaactcatgctgcagtcacattatgacgtttttgatgtctgctcgtggggaaaccatcacttttggtcaggagacacatttttctcaaaacggaggtgaatgcaacatgatcatctgaaaactcatgctgcggtcacattatgaggtttttgacgtcttctcgtggggaaaccatcacttttggtcaggagacacatttttctcaaaacagaggggaatgcaacatgatcatctgaa
Proteins encoded in this window:
- the LOC115251339 gene encoding LOW QUALITY PROTEIN: 40S ribosomal protein S20-like (The sequence of the model RefSeq protein was modified relative to this genomic sequence to represent the inferred CDS: deleted 1 base in 1 codon), whose amino-acid sequence is MINEIVSGICPGNCKTSTFAEIGFQDTGKAPVEPRVAIHRIRITLTSRNVKSLEKVCADLIRGAKEKNLKVKGPVRMPTKTLRITTRKTPCGEGSKTWDRFQMRIHKRLIDLHSPSEIVKQITSISSEPGVEVEVTIADA